In a genomic window of Ptiloglossa arizonensis isolate GNS036 chromosome 12, iyPtiAriz1_principal, whole genome shotgun sequence:
- the Opa1 gene encoding opa1 mitochondrial dynamin like GTPase isoform X5: MKQILCGKIGDSILLVSMKSRYPLSIASTRNITSGRMTRVYQPLLSSPHIHYFGNPNRTYVMLVGKVLKGALRVRYLLLGSALGGGMTLQKKYEQWKEILPDMSWLNDYFPKESVWQDFRQTLMTITNNMSDQIQIGIFDAFSAIIKQLYSETKDQLLNRTVVFARPLINDNVEEERKKAQKSQERVNTMQEEIMQVQLKYQRELERLERENKELRKSMLLIGKQKLSNKKIKKSLIDMYSDVLDELSDYDSAYSTTDHLPRVVVVGDQSSGKTSVLEMIAEARIFPRGGGEMMTRAPVKVTLSEGPYHIAQFKDSSREFDLTKESELAELRREVELRMKNSLKNGKTVSQDVISMTVKGPGLQRMVLVDLPGIISTVTIDMAKDTRDAIQQMSRQYMSNPNAIILCIQDGSVDAERSNVTDLVAQMDPTGKRTIFVLTKADLAEQNLTKPERLRKILSGKLFPMKALGYFAVVTGRGRQNDSIQMIKDYEENFFRNSKLFKNDLAVSSQVTTKNLSLAVAECFWKMVRETVEQQADAFKATRFNLETEWKNNFPRLRELDRDELFEKARGEILDEVVNLSQVSPKRWEELLMVRIWDKVSGHVFENIYLPAAQSGDPGTFNTTVDIKLRQWAEQQLPIQSVETGWECLQQEFLNFINQAKLKPHHDDIFDNLKNAVIHEAMQRHSWEEKASQVLRVIQLNTLEDRNVTDKRDWDQAVRFTETSIMDKLKTTEKILSQMLGPGRIEQWFYWRNQTKEQQNNRVVKNELNKILNSDKKRGPILTQDELTMIKQNLQHTGLEIDNECIHEVWHPVYRKFFLQQSLTRAYDCKKGYYLYDAGHEIEAECHDIVLFWRIQQMLKVTANALRQQIMNREARRLDNEIKEVLEDYSQDSNVKQTLLTGRRITLAEEIKRVKQIQEKLEDFIQALKKEK; the protein is encoded by the exons ATGAAACAAATTCTTTGTGGCAAAATAGG agACAGTATTCTACTGGTCTCAATGAAGTCTCGATATCCACTGTCCATTGCTAGTACAAGAAACATAACATCTGGTAGAATGACCAGAGTTTATCAACCATTATTATCATCACCACATATACATTATTTTGGAAATCCTAATCGCACATATGTAATGCTTGTTGGAAAAGTTTTAAAAGGAGCATTAAGAGTTCGATATCTTTTATTGGGTAGTGCGCTTGGTGGTGGAATGACATTACAAAAG aaATACGAACAATGGAAAGAAATTCTTCCTGATATGAGCTGGTTAAATGATTATTTTCCTAAAGAAAGTGTATGGCAAGATTTTCGTCAAACATTAATGACAATTACGAATAACATGAGTGATCAAATACAGATTG GTatatttgatgcgttctcagcAATAATAAAGCAACTTTATTCAG AAACAAAGGACCAACTATTGAACAGAACAGTAGTATTTGCCCGACCATTAATTAATGATAATGTTGAAGAGGAACGTAAGAAAGCTC AAAAATCACAAGAAAGAGTAAACACTATGCAGGAAGAAATAATGCAAGTACAATTAAAATATCAACGTGAACTCGAAAGATTagagagagaaaataaagaGCTCCGAAAAAGCATGCTTCTAATTGGGAAACAAAAACTAagcaacaaaaaaataaaa aaATCTTTAATCGACATGTACAGTGATGTTCTAGATGAACTTAGTGATTATGATAGTGCCTATTCTACGACTGATCATTTACCAAGGGTAGTAGTTGTTGGTGATCAGAGTTCTGGTAAAACATCTGTACTAGAAATGATTGCAGAGGCAAGGATATTTCCAAG aggTGGTGGCGAAATGATGACAAGAGCTCCAGTTAAAGTCACTTTAAGCGAAGGTCCCTATCATATAGCTCAATTTAAAGACAGTTCTAGAGAATTCGATTTGACAAAAGAATCAGAATTAGCTGAACTCAGACGTGAAGTTGAGTTACGAATGAAAAACAGTTTAAAAAATGGGAAAACAGTCAGTCAGGATGTAATTTCAATGACAGTAAAAGGGCCGGGCCTTCAGCGTATGGTTTTAGTTGATTTGCCTGGTATAATTAGT aCAGTTACAATTGACATGGCGAAAGATACTCGAGATGCAATTCAACAAATGTCTCGGCAATATATGAGCAATCCTAATGCGATCATTCTTTGCATCCAAGATGGATCTGTAGATGCTGAAAGAAGTAATGTAACAGACCTTGTGGCACAAATGGATCCCACTGGCAAACGAACTATTTTTGTTTTAACAAAG GCAGATCTGGCAGAGCAAAATTTGACCAAGCCTGAACGACTTCGCAAAATATTGTCTGGTAAATTATTCCCAATGAAAGCGTTAGGTTATTTTGCTGTCGTCACTGGTCGTGGTAGACAGAATGATAGTATACAAATGATCAAAGattacgaagaaaattttttcaGAAATTCGAAGCTCTTCAA AAATGATTTAGCCGTGTCCAGTCAAGTTACTACAAAAAATCTCAGCCTTGCGGTTGCAGAATGCTTTTGGAAAATGGTTCGTGAAACTGTCGAGCAGCAAGCAGATGCTTTCAAAGCAACTAGATTTAATCTTGAAACagaatggaaaaataatttcccaAG ATTGAGGGAATTAGATAGAGATGAACTCTTTGAGAAAGCACGAGGAGAGATACTAGACGAAGTTGTGAACTTGTCCCAAGTTTCACCGAAAAGATGGGAGGAATTGTTGATGGTCAGAATTTGGGACAAAGTTAGTGGGCATGTGTTCGAGAATATCTATTTGCCCGCTGCTCAAAGTGGAGATCCTG GTACATTTAATACGACTGTTGACATAAAACTTCGACAGTGGGCAGAACAACAATTACCAATTCAGAGCGTTGAAACTGGCTGGGAATGTTTACAGCAAGAGTTTCTTAACTTTATAAATCAAGCAAAACTGAAACCCCATCACGACgatatttttgataatttaaaaaatgcagTCATTCACGAGGCGATGCAACGACATTCCTGGGAAGAGAAA GCGTCTCAAGTATTACGTGTTATTCAACTTAATACTTTGGAAGACAGAAATGTGACCGATAAACGGGACTGGGATCAGGCAGTACGTTTCACAGAAACCTCTATCATGGATAAACTGAAAACTACCGAAAAAATTTTAAGCCAAATGCTAGGCCCTGGTCGAATAGAACAATGGTTTTATTGGCGGAATCAAACTAAAGAGCAACAAAATAACAGAGTAGTGAAAAATgagttgaataaaattttgaattcggaTAAA AAACGCGGTCCCATTCTGACGCAAGACGAACTCACAATGATTAAACAAAACTTGCAACATACTGGTCTAGAAATTGATAATGAATGTATTCATGAAGTTTGGCATCCTGTTTATAGAAAATTCTTCCTACAGCAAAGTTTGACCAGGGCATACGATTGCAAAAAAGGATATTATTTATATGATGCTGGGCATGAGATTGAA GCGGAGTGTCACGATATTGTCCTGTTTTGGAGGATTCAACAAATGTTGAAAGTTACTGCGAACGCACTTCGACAACAAATCATGAATCGCGAAGCCCGTAGGTTAGACAACGAAATTAAGGAAGTGTTGGAAGATTATAGTCAAGATTCCAATGTCAAGCAGACGTTGCTAACGGGTAGACGAATCACATTAGCAGAAGAAATTA AACGCGTTAAACAAATTCAAGAGAAGCTTGAGGATTTCATTCAAGctctaaagaaagaaaaatga
- the Opa1 gene encoding opa1 mitochondrial dynamin like GTPase isoform X4: protein MKQILCGKIGDSILLVSMKSRYPLSIASTRNITSGRMTRVYQPLLSSPHIHYFGNPNRTYVMLVGKVLKGALRVRYLLLGSALGGGMTLQKKYEQWKEILPDMSWLNDYFPKESVWQDFRQTLMTITNNMSDQIQIDPRMKQYGETKYKEYKLWFNQRLNDAIKAAEVDQNKPDVDSSPNQKSQERVNTMQEEIMQVQLKYQRELERLERENKELRKSMLLIGKQKLSNKKIKKSLIDMYSDVLDELSDYDSAYSTTDHLPRVVVVGDQSSGKTSVLEMIAEARIFPRGGGEMMTRAPVKVTLSEGPYHIAQFKDSSREFDLTKESELAELRREVELRMKNSLKNGKTVSQDVISMTVKGPGLQRMVLVDLPGIISTVTIDMAKDTRDAIQQMSRQYMSNPNAIILCIQDGSVDAERSNVTDLVAQMDPTGKRTIFVLTKADLAEQNLTKPERLRKILSGKLFPMKALGYFAVVTGRGRQNDSIQMIKDYEENFFRNSKLFKNDLAVSSQVTTKNLSLAVAECFWKMVRETVEQQADAFKATRFNLETEWKNNFPRLRELDRDELFEKARGEILDEVVNLSQVSPKRWEELLMVRIWDKVSGHVFENIYLPAAQSGDPGTFNTTVDIKLRQWAEQQLPIQSVETGWECLQQEFLNFINQAKLKPHHDDIFDNLKNAVIHEAMQRHSWEEKASQVLRVIQLNTLEDRNVTDKRDWDQAVRFTETSIMDKLKTTEKILSQMLGPGRIEQWFYWRNQTKEQQNNRVVKNELNKILNSDKKRGPILTQDELTMIKQNLQHTGLEIDNECIHEVWHPVYRKFFLQQSLTRAYDCKKGYYLYDAGHEIEAECHDIVLFWRIQQMLKVTANALRQQIMNREARRLDNEIKEVLEDYSQDSNVKQTLLTGRRITLAEEIKRVKQIQEKLEDFIQALKKEK, encoded by the exons ATGAAACAAATTCTTTGTGGCAAAATAGG agACAGTATTCTACTGGTCTCAATGAAGTCTCGATATCCACTGTCCATTGCTAGTACAAGAAACATAACATCTGGTAGAATGACCAGAGTTTATCAACCATTATTATCATCACCACATATACATTATTTTGGAAATCCTAATCGCACATATGTAATGCTTGTTGGAAAAGTTTTAAAAGGAGCATTAAGAGTTCGATATCTTTTATTGGGTAGTGCGCTTGGTGGTGGAATGACATTACAAAAG aaATACGAACAATGGAAAGAAATTCTTCCTGATATGAGCTGGTTAAATGATTATTTTCCTAAAGAAAGTGTATGGCAAGATTTTCGTCAAACATTAATGACAATTACGAATAACATGAGTGATCAAATACAGATTG ATCCACGTATGAAACAGTATGGGGAAACTaaatataaagaatataaaCTGTGGTTTAATCAAAGATTGAATGATGCTATAAAAGCAGCAGAAGTTGACCAAAATAAACCAGATGTGGACAGTTCTCCTAATC AAAAATCACAAGAAAGAGTAAACACTATGCAGGAAGAAATAATGCAAGTACAATTAAAATATCAACGTGAACTCGAAAGATTagagagagaaaataaagaGCTCCGAAAAAGCATGCTTCTAATTGGGAAACAAAAACTAagcaacaaaaaaataaaa aaATCTTTAATCGACATGTACAGTGATGTTCTAGATGAACTTAGTGATTATGATAGTGCCTATTCTACGACTGATCATTTACCAAGGGTAGTAGTTGTTGGTGATCAGAGTTCTGGTAAAACATCTGTACTAGAAATGATTGCAGAGGCAAGGATATTTCCAAG aggTGGTGGCGAAATGATGACAAGAGCTCCAGTTAAAGTCACTTTAAGCGAAGGTCCCTATCATATAGCTCAATTTAAAGACAGTTCTAGAGAATTCGATTTGACAAAAGAATCAGAATTAGCTGAACTCAGACGTGAAGTTGAGTTACGAATGAAAAACAGTTTAAAAAATGGGAAAACAGTCAGTCAGGATGTAATTTCAATGACAGTAAAAGGGCCGGGCCTTCAGCGTATGGTTTTAGTTGATTTGCCTGGTATAATTAGT aCAGTTACAATTGACATGGCGAAAGATACTCGAGATGCAATTCAACAAATGTCTCGGCAATATATGAGCAATCCTAATGCGATCATTCTTTGCATCCAAGATGGATCTGTAGATGCTGAAAGAAGTAATGTAACAGACCTTGTGGCACAAATGGATCCCACTGGCAAACGAACTATTTTTGTTTTAACAAAG GCAGATCTGGCAGAGCAAAATTTGACCAAGCCTGAACGACTTCGCAAAATATTGTCTGGTAAATTATTCCCAATGAAAGCGTTAGGTTATTTTGCTGTCGTCACTGGTCGTGGTAGACAGAATGATAGTATACAAATGATCAAAGattacgaagaaaattttttcaGAAATTCGAAGCTCTTCAA AAATGATTTAGCCGTGTCCAGTCAAGTTACTACAAAAAATCTCAGCCTTGCGGTTGCAGAATGCTTTTGGAAAATGGTTCGTGAAACTGTCGAGCAGCAAGCAGATGCTTTCAAAGCAACTAGATTTAATCTTGAAACagaatggaaaaataatttcccaAG ATTGAGGGAATTAGATAGAGATGAACTCTTTGAGAAAGCACGAGGAGAGATACTAGACGAAGTTGTGAACTTGTCCCAAGTTTCACCGAAAAGATGGGAGGAATTGTTGATGGTCAGAATTTGGGACAAAGTTAGTGGGCATGTGTTCGAGAATATCTATTTGCCCGCTGCTCAAAGTGGAGATCCTG GTACATTTAATACGACTGTTGACATAAAACTTCGACAGTGGGCAGAACAACAATTACCAATTCAGAGCGTTGAAACTGGCTGGGAATGTTTACAGCAAGAGTTTCTTAACTTTATAAATCAAGCAAAACTGAAACCCCATCACGACgatatttttgataatttaaaaaatgcagTCATTCACGAGGCGATGCAACGACATTCCTGGGAAGAGAAA GCGTCTCAAGTATTACGTGTTATTCAACTTAATACTTTGGAAGACAGAAATGTGACCGATAAACGGGACTGGGATCAGGCAGTACGTTTCACAGAAACCTCTATCATGGATAAACTGAAAACTACCGAAAAAATTTTAAGCCAAATGCTAGGCCCTGGTCGAATAGAACAATGGTTTTATTGGCGGAATCAAACTAAAGAGCAACAAAATAACAGAGTAGTGAAAAATgagttgaataaaattttgaattcggaTAAA AAACGCGGTCCCATTCTGACGCAAGACGAACTCACAATGATTAAACAAAACTTGCAACATACTGGTCTAGAAATTGATAATGAATGTATTCATGAAGTTTGGCATCCTGTTTATAGAAAATTCTTCCTACAGCAAAGTTTGACCAGGGCATACGATTGCAAAAAAGGATATTATTTATATGATGCTGGGCATGAGATTGAA GCGGAGTGTCACGATATTGTCCTGTTTTGGAGGATTCAACAAATGTTGAAAGTTACTGCGAACGCACTTCGACAACAAATCATGAATCGCGAAGCCCGTAGGTTAGACAACGAAATTAAGGAAGTGTTGGAAGATTATAGTCAAGATTCCAATGTCAAGCAGACGTTGCTAACGGGTAGACGAATCACATTAGCAGAAGAAATTA AACGCGTTAAACAAATTCAAGAGAAGCTTGAGGATTTCATTCAAGctctaaagaaagaaaaatga
- the Opa1 gene encoding opa1 mitochondrial dynamin like GTPase isoform X6: MKQILCGKIGDSILLVSMKSRYPLSIASTRNITSGRMTRVYQPLLSSPHIHYFGNPNRTYVMLVGKVLKGALRVRYLLLGSALGGGMTLQKKYEQWKEILPDMSWLNDYFPKESVWQDFRQTLMTITNNMSDQIQIGIFDAFSAIIKQLYSEKSQERVNTMQEEIMQVQLKYQRELERLERENKELRKSMLLIGKQKLSNKKIKKSLIDMYSDVLDELSDYDSAYSTTDHLPRVVVVGDQSSGKTSVLEMIAEARIFPRGGGEMMTRAPVKVTLSEGPYHIAQFKDSSREFDLTKESELAELRREVELRMKNSLKNGKTVSQDVISMTVKGPGLQRMVLVDLPGIISTVTIDMAKDTRDAIQQMSRQYMSNPNAIILCIQDGSVDAERSNVTDLVAQMDPTGKRTIFVLTKADLAEQNLTKPERLRKILSGKLFPMKALGYFAVVTGRGRQNDSIQMIKDYEENFFRNSKLFKNDLAVSSQVTTKNLSLAVAECFWKMVRETVEQQADAFKATRFNLETEWKNNFPRLRELDRDELFEKARGEILDEVVNLSQVSPKRWEELLMVRIWDKVSGHVFENIYLPAAQSGDPGTFNTTVDIKLRQWAEQQLPIQSVETGWECLQQEFLNFINQAKLKPHHDDIFDNLKNAVIHEAMQRHSWEEKASQVLRVIQLNTLEDRNVTDKRDWDQAVRFTETSIMDKLKTTEKILSQMLGPGRIEQWFYWRNQTKEQQNNRVVKNELNKILNSDKKRGPILTQDELTMIKQNLQHTGLEIDNECIHEVWHPVYRKFFLQQSLTRAYDCKKGYYLYDAGHEIEAECHDIVLFWRIQQMLKVTANALRQQIMNREARRLDNEIKEVLEDYSQDSNVKQTLLTGRRITLAEEIKRVKQIQEKLEDFIQALKKEK, from the exons ATGAAACAAATTCTTTGTGGCAAAATAGG agACAGTATTCTACTGGTCTCAATGAAGTCTCGATATCCACTGTCCATTGCTAGTACAAGAAACATAACATCTGGTAGAATGACCAGAGTTTATCAACCATTATTATCATCACCACATATACATTATTTTGGAAATCCTAATCGCACATATGTAATGCTTGTTGGAAAAGTTTTAAAAGGAGCATTAAGAGTTCGATATCTTTTATTGGGTAGTGCGCTTGGTGGTGGAATGACATTACAAAAG aaATACGAACAATGGAAAGAAATTCTTCCTGATATGAGCTGGTTAAATGATTATTTTCCTAAAGAAAGTGTATGGCAAGATTTTCGTCAAACATTAATGACAATTACGAATAACATGAGTGATCAAATACAGATTG GTatatttgatgcgttctcagcAATAATAAAGCAACTTTATTCAG AAAAATCACAAGAAAGAGTAAACACTATGCAGGAAGAAATAATGCAAGTACAATTAAAATATCAACGTGAACTCGAAAGATTagagagagaaaataaagaGCTCCGAAAAAGCATGCTTCTAATTGGGAAACAAAAACTAagcaacaaaaaaataaaa aaATCTTTAATCGACATGTACAGTGATGTTCTAGATGAACTTAGTGATTATGATAGTGCCTATTCTACGACTGATCATTTACCAAGGGTAGTAGTTGTTGGTGATCAGAGTTCTGGTAAAACATCTGTACTAGAAATGATTGCAGAGGCAAGGATATTTCCAAG aggTGGTGGCGAAATGATGACAAGAGCTCCAGTTAAAGTCACTTTAAGCGAAGGTCCCTATCATATAGCTCAATTTAAAGACAGTTCTAGAGAATTCGATTTGACAAAAGAATCAGAATTAGCTGAACTCAGACGTGAAGTTGAGTTACGAATGAAAAACAGTTTAAAAAATGGGAAAACAGTCAGTCAGGATGTAATTTCAATGACAGTAAAAGGGCCGGGCCTTCAGCGTATGGTTTTAGTTGATTTGCCTGGTATAATTAGT aCAGTTACAATTGACATGGCGAAAGATACTCGAGATGCAATTCAACAAATGTCTCGGCAATATATGAGCAATCCTAATGCGATCATTCTTTGCATCCAAGATGGATCTGTAGATGCTGAAAGAAGTAATGTAACAGACCTTGTGGCACAAATGGATCCCACTGGCAAACGAACTATTTTTGTTTTAACAAAG GCAGATCTGGCAGAGCAAAATTTGACCAAGCCTGAACGACTTCGCAAAATATTGTCTGGTAAATTATTCCCAATGAAAGCGTTAGGTTATTTTGCTGTCGTCACTGGTCGTGGTAGACAGAATGATAGTATACAAATGATCAAAGattacgaagaaaattttttcaGAAATTCGAAGCTCTTCAA AAATGATTTAGCCGTGTCCAGTCAAGTTACTACAAAAAATCTCAGCCTTGCGGTTGCAGAATGCTTTTGGAAAATGGTTCGTGAAACTGTCGAGCAGCAAGCAGATGCTTTCAAAGCAACTAGATTTAATCTTGAAACagaatggaaaaataatttcccaAG ATTGAGGGAATTAGATAGAGATGAACTCTTTGAGAAAGCACGAGGAGAGATACTAGACGAAGTTGTGAACTTGTCCCAAGTTTCACCGAAAAGATGGGAGGAATTGTTGATGGTCAGAATTTGGGACAAAGTTAGTGGGCATGTGTTCGAGAATATCTATTTGCCCGCTGCTCAAAGTGGAGATCCTG GTACATTTAATACGACTGTTGACATAAAACTTCGACAGTGGGCAGAACAACAATTACCAATTCAGAGCGTTGAAACTGGCTGGGAATGTTTACAGCAAGAGTTTCTTAACTTTATAAATCAAGCAAAACTGAAACCCCATCACGACgatatttttgataatttaaaaaatgcagTCATTCACGAGGCGATGCAACGACATTCCTGGGAAGAGAAA GCGTCTCAAGTATTACGTGTTATTCAACTTAATACTTTGGAAGACAGAAATGTGACCGATAAACGGGACTGGGATCAGGCAGTACGTTTCACAGAAACCTCTATCATGGATAAACTGAAAACTACCGAAAAAATTTTAAGCCAAATGCTAGGCCCTGGTCGAATAGAACAATGGTTTTATTGGCGGAATCAAACTAAAGAGCAACAAAATAACAGAGTAGTGAAAAATgagttgaataaaattttgaattcggaTAAA AAACGCGGTCCCATTCTGACGCAAGACGAACTCACAATGATTAAACAAAACTTGCAACATACTGGTCTAGAAATTGATAATGAATGTATTCATGAAGTTTGGCATCCTGTTTATAGAAAATTCTTCCTACAGCAAAGTTTGACCAGGGCATACGATTGCAAAAAAGGATATTATTTATATGATGCTGGGCATGAGATTGAA GCGGAGTGTCACGATATTGTCCTGTTTTGGAGGATTCAACAAATGTTGAAAGTTACTGCGAACGCACTTCGACAACAAATCATGAATCGCGAAGCCCGTAGGTTAGACAACGAAATTAAGGAAGTGTTGGAAGATTATAGTCAAGATTCCAATGTCAAGCAGACGTTGCTAACGGGTAGACGAATCACATTAGCAGAAGAAATTA AACGCGTTAAACAAATTCAAGAGAAGCTTGAGGATTTCATTCAAGctctaaagaaagaaaaatga